TCTAGGGCTTTTAATGCCATATTTTTTGTTGCATTTAATGCAGTAATGTTCGCTTCATAAGCTCGAGAAGCGGAAATCATATTGGCCATTTCCGTAACGATTTCTACATTAGGCATTAAAACGTACCCTTGCTCGTCTGCATCTGGATGTCCAGGATCATGAATTTTTTTGAAGGGGGTTTGGTCATTGCGTATCCCTACAACCTCTACTCCTTGCCCATTACTGTTTCTTTTTCCTATAGCTTGATTAAAAATTTGTGAAAAAGAACCGCTATCTTTTTCCTTAAAAACCACCACTTGCCTCCTATAGGGTCCTCCATTTACAGTTCGTGTTGTAGTTGCATTGGCAATGTTTTTTGAAATCACATCCATTCTTAGTCTTTCAGCCGTTAAACCTGATGCACTTGCGTTAATCGCATTAAATATTGACATTCTCTATCTCCTTCCTTCGTTAATAACTGTTTTTAATCTTTTTATATCATTATTTAATTGGGTTGAAACGGTATTAAAAACGATGGTATTTTTAGCTAATTCTGCCATCTCAACATCAATATCTACGTTATTTCCATCTCTTCGTGTTTCATAGTTTTGCGGCGTAACTACCTTATGTGTTAAATTGTTCAAGTCTTTTATACCAATATTAATATGTCTATGATGGGTTGTGTTTCCTGCAATTTCTCCTCCCCTTAAATGTTTCTGTAACAATTCTTCAAAAACTACATGTGATTTTTTAAAGTTAGGGGTTTCTGCGTTTGCAATGTTATTTGAAATCACTTCATCTCTTTTCCATGCAGCATTTAATGCCTTTGTCATGATATCCATATTTTTAAAAAAACTACTCATAACTACAACTCCTTTAGTAATTAGTATATGTAGACATCTATTCGAAACTATTTTAAATTGCATTTGAAACAACTTATATTTTAAAATTCATTTCCTAGATAAACCATATATCTAAGTTTCTACAGCTCTTCATAAAACTCCTCCAAAATTCTACATTTTTTTGAGTTTTTTCCCGTAAAATCTTTGGAAAGTTTACTACAAATTTCCTTTGATTGTTGTAAGTTACAGGCTTATTCCGGCAAAAAAATAGCTCTTCTGGTTGAAATTCCTAGTTTTTCACAATCTCTACGCTTGCTTCTTTTGCTTAATTTATTTTACCAGCAGCACCTAAAATATACAAGTAGCAAACAAAAAGATAATGAATTTCAGGACTTTTTGCCTAATTATGTTATTTTTTGTAAAAAAATAGAAAGAGAAGTCATTTATCCTGTAAATAACTTCTCTTTCTATTATATTTGAATTGTCCTACTACTTAATATTATCGTTTTATTTTTCTCAATT
The sequence above is drawn from the Clostridium formicaceticum genome and encodes:
- the flgB gene encoding flagellar basal body rod protein FlgB is translated as MSSFFKNMDIMTKALNAAWKRDEVISNNIANAETPNFKKSHVVFEELLQKHLRGGEIAGNTTHHRHINIGIKDLNNLTHKVVTPQNYETRRDGNNVDIDVEMAELAKNTIVFNTVSTQLNNDIKRLKTVINEGRR
- the flgC gene encoding flagellar basal body rod protein FlgC; the protein is MSIFNAINASASGLTAERLRMDVISKNIANATTTRTVNGGPYRRQVVVFKEKDSGSFSQIFNQAIGKRNSNGQGVEVVGIRNDQTPFKKIHDPGHPDADEQGYVLMPNVEIVTEMANMISASRAYEANITALNATKNMALKALELGR